One Spinacia oleracea cultivar Varoflay chromosome 4, BTI_SOV_V1, whole genome shotgun sequence DNA segment encodes these proteins:
- the LOC110803730 gene encoding uncharacterized protein, producing the protein MHSWDNMSMLYSMDCSNMESSPPPPPPPPPTNRSRFSSLRIDTSVLESSESEELQRLVHAPPFWKSKKRLSKQLSMCETHRDIAWEKKRRQKLRQERKKSLVLDADDLTDEDLHELKGSIELGFGFNEEAAGQKLYNTLPALDLYFAVNRQWSPSPLSSPHSQGSTSSMGARSSSFDNSPKSEDSWKILGPGDDPQQVKTKLRHWAQAVACSVIQSS; encoded by the exons atgCATTCTTGGGACAATATGAGCATGCTTTATAGCATGGATTGCTCGAATATGGAATCCTCACCACCGcctcctccaccaccacctcccaCAAACCGTTCTCGGTTTTCATCATTGAGGATTGATACCTCCGTGCTAGAGTCATCCGAGTCCGAGGAGCTACAACGACTTGTCCATGCACCACCATTTTGGAAGAGCAAGAAGAGGTTGTCTAAGCAATTGTCCATGTGTGAGACTCATCGAGACATTGCATGGGAGAAAAAGCGCCGTCAAAAATTAAGGCAAGAAAGGAAAAAGAGCTTGGTTCTTGACGCAGATGATTTAACGGATGAGGATTTACATGAACTTAAGGGTTCTATTGAGCTTGGGTTTGGCTTTAATGAAGAAGCGGCTGGCCAAAAGCTTTACAACACCCTTCCTGCTTTGGACCTTTACTTTGCTGTAAACCGACAATGGTCGCCGAGTCCTTTGTCTTCGCCTCACAGCCAGGGATCGACTAGCTCCATGGGGGCAAGATCCTCTTCGTTTGACAATAGTCCTAAGAGTGAAGATTCTTGGAAAATTCTTGGTCCAG GAGACGATCCACAACAGGTGAAGACCAAACTGCGACATTGGGCTCAAGCCGTGGCTTGTTCCGTGATACAATCCTCTTAA
- the LOC130471643 gene encoding uncharacterized protein has protein sequence MVVRSLNVDKDPFLPRKNDEEILGPESPYLSAIGALMYLASHMRPDISFSVNLLARFSSCTSNSNALEWDKESTSSNHAEILASHETSRECVWLSYVIQHIKEYCGISIGKEAPIVIYENNATCIVQLKEGYIKGDRTKHILPKFFFTHELQKNNDVQVLQIRLSENLANLFTKALPTSTFKKLVYHIGFRHLKDLKLCNHEGE, from the exons ATGGTTGTAAGATCACTAAATGTGGATAAAGACCCATTCCTCCCTCGGAAAAACGATGAAGAAATCCTTGGTCCTGAATCACCATACTTAAGTGCAATAGGGGCATTGATGTACCTTGCTAGTCATATGAGACCTGACATATCATTTTCGGTAAATCTGTTAGCAAGGTTTAGCTCATGTACGTCCAACTCGAATGCATTGGAATGGGATAAAGAAT CTACTTCTTCTAACCATGCAGAAATTTTAGCTAGCCATGAAACTAGTCGTGAATGTGTATGGTTAAGTTATGTAATTCAACATATAAAAGAATATTGTGGCATATCCATAGGGAAAGAAGCCCCAATTGTTATATATGAAAATAATGCAACATGCATTGTACAACTCAAGGAAGGGTACATCAAAGGTGATAGAACAAAACACATTTTACCTAAATTCTTCTTCACCCATGAACTGCAAAAGAATAATGATGTACAGGTTCTACAGATTCGTTTAAGTGAAAATTTGGCAAACCTATTTACCAAGGCGCTTCCAACATCTACTTTCAAGAAATTAGTTTACCATATTGGATTTCGTCATCTTAAAGATCTCAAGTTATGTAATCATGAGGGGGAGTAG